From one Leptospira stimsonii genomic stretch:
- a CDS encoding lysylphosphatidylglycerol synthase transmembrane domain-containing protein — protein sequence MKRILFGTVISVVALGFLFSKLDLSEFSRIQERWEPIYLIPFCISSAWGLLLFSWRWHLLMGKQISFRYALFSSFIGVGANMFLPARGGDIFRLYFCKKESDLQYPTLVTALFIEKVLDFSFIFSAGICALMFLGIKDESSDSFFIISSLVIVGIFLGLIAVRFLNETIVSVLAWAAGLLGKKEWFLQKLAHYVRDLGKFLVLKRFLLPAILTAFTWLIGYALSYGILLKLVGIEMSYAGIVLIMFAGAVGVMVPSAPSGAGVFHASVTSAFVLMGRKASEGLFYATTVHLAQFILQSIFAILFYLYWIVDRRKRGLGKAEFSLKESEVIEENSL from the coding sequence TTGAAACGAATTCTATTTGGAACCGTAATCAGCGTCGTCGCGCTCGGATTTTTATTCTCGAAACTGGATCTTAGCGAATTCTCGAGAATCCAAGAACGATGGGAACCGATCTATCTGATTCCGTTTTGTATTTCTTCCGCTTGGGGACTTCTTTTATTTTCCTGGAGATGGCACCTTCTGATGGGAAAACAAATCTCCTTCCGTTATGCGCTCTTTTCCTCATTTATCGGAGTCGGTGCCAATATGTTTCTCCCCGCGAGAGGAGGAGACATTTTCCGTTTGTATTTTTGTAAAAAAGAATCCGATCTCCAATATCCGACCTTGGTGACCGCGCTTTTTATCGAAAAAGTATTAGATTTTTCTTTTATATTCTCCGCGGGAATCTGCGCGCTCATGTTTTTGGGAATCAAAGACGAAAGTAGCGACTCTTTCTTTATCATCTCTTCGCTTGTGATCGTCGGAATTTTTCTCGGATTGATCGCGGTTCGTTTCTTGAACGAAACGATCGTTTCCGTTCTTGCTTGGGCGGCCGGACTCTTAGGAAAGAAAGAATGGTTCTTACAAAAACTCGCCCACTACGTTCGAGACCTCGGAAAGTTTTTGGTATTAAAAAGATTTCTGCTTCCGGCGATATTGACCGCGTTCACTTGGCTGATCGGATACGCGCTGAGTTACGGAATCTTACTCAAGTTAGTCGGAATCGAAATGAGCTACGCAGGAATCGTCTTGATCATGTTCGCAGGAGCGGTCGGAGTGATGGTCCCCTCCGCACCTTCAGGTGCCGGAGTGTTTCACGCGTCCGTCACCTCCGCGTTTGTTCTTATGGGAAGAAAGGCATCCGAAGGTTTGTTTTACGCGACCACGGTTCACCTCGCGCAATTCATTCTACAGAGCATTTTTGCAATCCTCTTCTACTTATATTGGATCGTAGACAGAAGAAAACGCGGTTTAGGAAAGGCGGAATTTTCCCTCAAGGAATCGGAAGTCATCGAAGAGAATTCCTTATAG
- a CDS encoding histidine triad nucleotide-binding protein translates to MKDPNCIFCKIIAKEIPSKIAFENEEILAFHDISPQAPVHIVFIPKKHIVSLADVKNEDSVLLGNILVQIRDVAKNLGIAENGYRVVNNTGKNGGQTVFHIHFHLLAERQLQWPPG, encoded by the coding sequence ATGAAAGATCCGAATTGTATCTTCTGCAAGATCATCGCAAAAGAAATTCCCTCCAAGATCGCCTTTGAAAACGAAGAAATATTAGCATTTCATGATATTTCTCCGCAGGCTCCGGTTCATATCGTATTCATCCCCAAAAAACACATCGTTTCCCTCGCGGACGTAAAAAACGAGGATTCCGTTCTTCTCGGGAACATACTCGTTCAAATCCGCGACGTCGCAAAGAATTTAGGAATTGCAGAAAACGGATATCGAGTCGTAAACAATACCGGCAAAAACGGCGGACAAACCGTTTTTCACATTCATTTTCATCTATTAGCCGAACGCCAATTGCAATGGCCTCCGGGATAA
- a CDS encoding ROK family protein, protein MKSYLGIDIGAGSIKASLVDTNGTILKQTSRNTGIETTEKEFLDSLVNIVNELEDSSLVAVGIGSPGPIDTENGILIESANLPLLKEVALVAHLKKNFKLPVYYNNDANLAALGEYRFGLGKGSSNLMILTLGTGLGGGWVYQGKLFNGYRGSGMEAGHVTYLPGGALCGCGQRGCTEAYFSASGFLHRYHEACGVPLSSAEEFFENVRKGDKLAVTLLNEGIDALSQLCRTLIHTVNPEKIVFTGGLVKSWDLYGNVLKEKIHGLIFPIFRTYTQILPGGNVAGALGAAALCMENHE, encoded by the coding sequence ATGAAATCCTATCTCGGAATCGATATCGGAGCCGGGAGCATCAAAGCGAGTCTGGTCGATACGAACGGAACCATTCTCAAACAAACTTCGAGAAACACGGGAATCGAAACGACCGAAAAAGAATTTTTGGATTCTCTCGTAAATATCGTGAACGAACTCGAAGATTCTTCGCTCGTCGCGGTCGGGATCGGAAGCCCGGGTCCGATCGACACGGAAAACGGAATTCTCATCGAATCCGCGAACCTTCCCCTCTTAAAAGAGGTTGCGTTAGTCGCTCATCTCAAGAAGAATTTTAAACTTCCCGTATATTACAATAACGACGCAAACCTGGCGGCTCTCGGAGAATATCGTTTCGGTCTCGGAAAAGGATCTTCCAATCTGATGATCCTAACGTTAGGAACGGGGCTCGGCGGAGGTTGGGTGTATCAGGGAAAACTGTTCAACGGATATCGGGGAAGCGGGATGGAAGCAGGACACGTAACCTATCTTCCCGGAGGCGCGCTCTGCGGTTGTGGACAAAGAGGATGTACGGAAGCCTATTTTAGCGCAAGCGGATTTTTACACCGTTATCATGAAGCCTGCGGAGTTCCTCTTTCCAGTGCGGAAGAATTTTTCGAAAACGTAAGAAAGGGAGACAAGCTCGCAGTAACTCTGTTAAACGAAGGAATCGACGCGCTTTCTCAGCTCTGTAGAACCTTGATCCACACGGTCAATCCGGAGAAGATCGTTTTTACGGGAGGTCTCGTCAAATCCTGGGATCTCTACGGAAACGTCTTGAAAGAAAAAATTCACGGCCTGATCTTCCCTATTTTTAGAACTTATACTCAAATTCTACCCGGTGGAAACGTAGCGGGAGCGCTCGGCGCGGCCGCGCTTTGTATGGAGAATCACGAATGA
- a CDS encoding ABC transporter ATP-binding protein, protein MILRINDLSREYGKSKAVNGVSFDMNQSDYVAIVGPSGSGKTTLLSMITGMLSSSSGEVYFDTTKVSDMGHGTLANFRARNIGLIFQFSELLPHLDVEENILLPALLVGKFSQKEYLEKCEYLIQSLHLESIRKSYPSKLSGGQIQMTAIARSLINEPELLLADEPSGDLDPENSELVRNLLYDFNTRGLTILLVTHDMNLAFDAKTIYEMREGAFTRVVK, encoded by the coding sequence ATGATTCTTCGCATCAACGATCTTTCCAGAGAATACGGAAAGTCCAAGGCCGTGAACGGCGTATCTTTCGACATGAACCAATCCGATTACGTGGCGATCGTAGGACCTTCCGGTTCTGGAAAGACCACACTTCTTTCGATGATCACAGGAATGCTTTCCAGTTCTTCGGGAGAAGTTTACTTCGATACGACCAAGGTGAGCGACATGGGTCACGGAACCTTGGCGAACTTTCGCGCGAGAAACATCGGACTGATCTTTCAGTTTTCAGAACTCCTTCCTCATCTCGACGTGGAGGAGAATATTCTACTTCCGGCTCTTCTTGTGGGAAAGTTTAGTCAAAAAGAATATTTGGAAAAATGCGAATACCTCATTCAGAGCCTTCACCTCGAATCGATTCGTAAGAGTTATCCGAGTAAACTTTCTGGCGGACAGATTCAGATGACCGCGATCGCAAGATCCTTGATCAACGAACCCGAACTCCTTCTCGCGGACGAACCCTCCGGAGATTTGGATCCGGAGAACAGCGAACTCGTGAGAAATCTTTTATACGATTTTAACACGAGAGGACTTACGATTCTACTCGTGACTCATGATATGAACCTGGCATTCGACGCGAAGACGATCTATGAAATGAGAGAGGGAGCGTTTACCCGGGTGGTAAAATGA
- a CDS encoding ABC transporter permease: protein MGKLTYLRFAYSIVKRDITISILHIGFSVLFCFFLIFGIFLLRMDKVPSNPSSIELFRNYPQLVLLLSSAGLVFMALSRTLLRTADAGIMMAVGGNRIGTIRLLVAELWILHGTGFFLSVFATIVFPPWFGESSSLLDYGKAFLICISLISGTGGIVSVILTFLDPYRSIRRGK from the coding sequence ATGGGAAAACTTACCTACCTCAGATTTGCGTATTCTATCGTGAAACGCGATATTACAATCAGTATTCTTCATATAGGATTTTCCGTACTCTTTTGTTTTTTCCTGATTTTCGGGATCTTTCTACTGAGAATGGACAAAGTCCCCTCTAACCCTTCTAGTATCGAACTCTTCCGGAATTATCCACAGTTGGTTTTATTGCTCAGTAGCGCCGGATTGGTTTTTATGGCGCTTTCTCGAACCCTCCTTCGAACCGCGGACGCCGGAATTATGATGGCCGTCGGAGGCAATCGAATCGGAACGATTCGCCTTTTGGTTGCGGAACTCTGGATTTTACACGGGACCGGATTCTTCCTGAGCGTTTTCGCCACGATTGTCTTTCCACCCTGGTTTGGCGAAAGTTCCAGCCTTTTAGATTACGGAAAGGCATTTCTTATCTGTATTTCTTTGATTTCGGGAACCGGGGGAATCGTTTCCGTGATTCTTACATTCTTAGATCCGTATCGGTCGATCCGGAGGGGCAAATGA
- a CDS encoding tetratricopeptide repeat protein — protein MIFVILVAIGIILIVAFGSFLIQTKKDAFEKALALAAMGNYVDARVIIRDILDNSPSNVRAHYVIAKIYAMEGDTTNEARHLEKIKKIGTYEKGINEVAVSNRIADIYYQQDLFEEALFHYLDTVQIDTENAEANVRIAFMALGQKEFGIADRFLSKIPNEKIKVASIFIGKGVVSAALRKGNPVEFFAKAYELDPASPVGGFLYALSLTRDGKYEEATKVANSVADLIEDDYVRYTIFQFLMCNYILQKNLGEALKHARLCMEMARNSGWKQEMIDSDVHFSLLAVKLGKLEEASEYLIEAESERIDDKRIIDLANYKFQMETKRADANKAAQSGFSLDEEIGRIFGELFPMERFYELSGLKSSKSFHIKGIIDDQGNKLLADVSKIGVGVLDHYRQLKGVEFKNLCVRIVMALNYTVSREVPNKEGDGLNLTGLNKTDKETRALFKFRKWKDAKISDIFLRDTIAQLKELGVDKAFILGDAEFTEGAKRFLTDNPSLLTVIYGKDLEELLKKALRLEAKGA, from the coding sequence ATGATCTTCGTCATTCTTGTCGCCATTGGAATCATTCTGATCGTTGCGTTTGGATCTTTTCTGATCCAGACCAAGAAAGACGCTTTTGAAAAAGCCCTCGCACTGGCCGCTATGGGCAATTATGTCGATGCCCGAGTTATCATTCGCGATATCCTAGACAATTCTCCCTCAAACGTCCGGGCGCACTACGTAATCGCAAAAATCTACGCGATGGAAGGGGATACGACCAACGAAGCCCGTCATCTTGAAAAAATCAAAAAAATCGGAACGTATGAGAAAGGGATCAACGAAGTAGCGGTTTCCAATCGGATCGCGGATATCTACTATCAACAAGATCTCTTCGAAGAAGCCCTATTTCATTATTTGGATACGGTTCAGATCGATACGGAAAATGCGGAGGCCAATGTTCGGATCGCCTTTATGGCATTAGGTCAGAAAGAATTCGGAATCGCCGATCGATTCCTGAGTAAGATTCCGAATGAAAAGATCAAGGTGGCTTCGATCTTTATCGGGAAAGGTGTTGTCTCCGCGGCGCTTCGAAAAGGAAATCCCGTGGAATTCTTTGCGAAAGCCTATGAGCTCGATCCCGCTTCTCCGGTGGGGGGATTTCTTTACGCGCTGAGTCTCACCCGGGACGGGAAATACGAAGAGGCGACAAAGGTAGCCAACTCCGTCGCGGATCTGATCGAAGACGATTACGTACGTTATACGATCTTTCAATTCCTAATGTGCAATTATATTCTTCAGAAGAATTTGGGCGAGGCCTTGAAACACGCGAGGCTTTGTATGGAGATGGCGAGAAACAGCGGTTGGAAACAGGAGATGATCGATTCCGACGTTCACTTTTCTCTTCTTGCTGTAAAACTTGGAAAGCTCGAAGAAGCGAGCGAGTATCTCATCGAAGCGGAATCCGAAAGGATCGACGACAAACGAATCATCGATCTCGCCAATTATAAATTCCAAATGGAAACAAAACGCGCCGACGCGAACAAAGCGGCTCAGAGCGGATTCTCTTTGGACGAAGAGATCGGAAGAATTTTCGGAGAACTCTTTCCGATGGAACGATTCTACGAACTCTCGGGACTCAAGTCTTCCAAGTCGTTTCATATCAAAGGAATCATAGACGATCAAGGAAACAAACTCCTCGCGGACGTTTCTAAAATCGGAGTCGGAGTTCTGGATCACTATCGACAACTCAAAGGGGTAGAATTTAAGAATCTCTGCGTTCGAATCGTGATGGCCTTGAATTATACCGTAAGCCGAGAAGTTCCCAACAAAGAAGGAGACGGTCTCAATCTTACGGGCTTAAACAAAACCGATAAAGAGACCAGGGCGCTTTTTAAATTTAGAAAGTGGAAGGATGCAAAGATCTCCGACATTTTTTTACGGGATACGATCGCTCAGTTGAAGGAGTTGGGCGTGGACAAAGCATTTATTCTTGGAGACGCGGAATTTACGGAAGGAGCCAAACGTTTTCTCACGGACAATCCGAGTCTTCTCACGGTCATCTATGGAAAAGATCTGGAAGAACTTTTAAAGAAGGCCCTTCGTCTCGAAGCCAAGGGAGCGTAA
- a CDS encoding DUF433 domain-containing protein, with the protein MSSHLLHRITLNPDVCHGKPTIRNQRYTVELILDLLSSGMNEDEILADFPSLEKEDILASLEYASHLVKVKSIYKASA; encoded by the coding sequence GTGAGTTCCCATTTATTACATCGTATTACGTTGAATCCGGACGTTTGTCATGGAAAACCCACCATTCGAAATCAACGTTATACTGTAGAATTAATTTTGGATCTTTTATCTTCAGGGATGAACGAGGATGAGATCTTAGCCGATTTTCCTTCCTTGGAAAAAGAAGATATCTTGGCTTCCTTGGAATACGCATCTCATCTCGTTAAGGTTAAATCCATCTACAAAGCTTCTGCATGA
- a CDS encoding TolC family protein, with translation MVSSQNVLTNHMGEFFVAGKVFSKDKERENSFSSSFRPFQFLKTFLVLGFLSFFSLIFSPVQAEVIPLESTSTTEEEKKKSGTSENVKSLSSPLDATAEKPTAPTSSIPVTFSGKIIDWDVERLTEYAVSNNPLYLSERQNMGIERGKVITASLSRNPIIQFQQQFIGMPGGTSGPNILGQNGSQGGSTEIAPAMYQDLDVYGVISLRSKVAKKSFEAVLGEFENFDRLFRLRLRQNYWAYLFLTNLVDYNKEFYENYSDLLELTKFRVEKGDISPLEFERLELERIQVEKFYRDALVRRQIVEKELRILSGIRESEGVFAFKSEMKFKSLEDLGLRLKDSTVAAIHRPDIAALEERVKEKKLNIDLQRRESLGYLQVGGEWRIKGNEHYAGVFATIPLPINDRGQGKVLSAREEHKKFELALEAKKREVNEEIEASKKELLAREDLLAKYERINLLQKNKQLEQKSRIAYVRGASDQVTFLQAEKNYLTVLRDYYEVLYLYYNAVELYKAAVGKKTERD, from the coding sequence ATGGTATCTTCACAGAATGTTTTAACCAATCACATGGGAGAATTCTTTGTCGCGGGCAAAGTTTTTTCCAAAGACAAGGAAAGAGAGAATTCTTTTTCTTCGAGCTTTCGTCCGTTTCAATTTCTCAAAACCTTTTTGGTCTTAGGTTTTTTGAGTTTTTTTTCTCTGATCTTTTCTCCGGTGCAAGCGGAGGTTATTCCTTTGGAATCGACTTCGACAACGGAAGAGGAAAAAAAGAAATCCGGAACTTCGGAAAACGTAAAATCGCTTTCATCTCCTCTCGATGCGACTGCGGAAAAACCAACCGCACCGACTTCTTCGATTCCGGTAACGTTCTCGGGAAAGATCATCGACTGGGACGTGGAGAGGTTGACCGAATACGCGGTTTCAAACAACCCGCTCTATTTATCCGAAAGACAAAACATGGGGATCGAAAGAGGAAAGGTGATCACTGCTTCTCTTTCCAGAAACCCGATCATTCAATTCCAACAACAGTTCATCGGAATGCCGGGCGGAACTTCGGGGCCGAACATTCTCGGACAAAACGGATCGCAAGGCGGAAGTACGGAAATCGCTCCCGCGATGTATCAGGACTTGGACGTCTACGGAGTGATCTCCTTACGTTCCAAGGTTGCGAAAAAATCCTTCGAAGCCGTCTTGGGAGAATTCGAAAACTTCGACCGTCTCTTTCGTCTCCGTCTCAGACAGAACTACTGGGCGTATCTCTTCCTAACTAATTTAGTAGATTATAATAAAGAATTTTACGAAAACTACAGCGATCTTCTTGAACTCACGAAGTTTCGGGTGGAAAAAGGGGACATCTCTCCTCTTGAATTTGAAAGACTCGAACTCGAAAGAATCCAGGTGGAAAAGTTTTATAGGGACGCTCTGGTTCGAAGACAGATCGTGGAGAAGGAACTCCGAATTCTTTCCGGGATTCGAGAATCGGAAGGCGTCTTCGCATTTAAGTCGGAGATGAAATTCAAATCCTTGGAAGATCTTGGATTGCGTCTGAAAGATTCCACGGTCGCGGCCATTCATCGTCCGGACATCGCGGCCCTCGAAGAAAGGGTCAAAGAGAAAAAACTCAATATCGATCTTCAGAGAAGGGAAAGTCTCGGTTATCTCCAAGTCGGGGGAGAATGGAGAATCAAGGGAAACGAACACTACGCCGGTGTTTTCGCTACGATTCCACTTCCGATCAACGACCGCGGTCAGGGAAAGGTTTTATCCGCGAGAGAAGAACACAAGAAGTTCGAACTCGCCTTGGAAGCCAAAAAAAGAGAAGTCAACGAAGAGATCGAAGCCTCTAAGAAAGAGCTCCTTGCGAGGGAAGACCTTCTCGCAAAATACGAAAGAATCAATCTTTTACAAAAAAACAAGCAGTTAGAACAAAAATCCAGGATAGCTTATGTCCGTGGTGCGTCCGATCAAGTGACCTTTCTTCAGGCCGAAAAGAATTATCTTACGGTTCTGAGGGATTACTACGAAGTGTTGTATCTCTATTACAACGCCGTAGAACTCTATAAGGCCGCGGTCGGTAAAAAAACAGAGAGGGATTAA